TCATTCGGCTTCTCACTCTTTCCCGCAAGCCCAGTCTGATCATGAAAATTAATAGGATCATCCAAACAATACCCATAAACATCCACATCACCGCCCGCAAATCCTAACGGATCGGGAGTGATGAATCTGCCGATTGCGGGATCGTATTCACGATAGCTGTAGTGTATGAAGATATAGTACAGCCCCGCACTTTTGGGTGCGGGGCTTACTCTTAAGTTCTGTCGCTAATAAGTTATTATGTCTTCTTTATTTAGCA
Above is a genomic segment from Desulfovibrio sp. UCD-KL4C containing:
- a CDS encoding RHS repeat domain-containing protein, whose amino-acid sequence is MYYIFIHYSYREYDPAIGRFITPDPLGFAGGDVDVYGYCLDDPINFHDQTGLAGKSEKPNEKAVKNIKLAGADNTEHPSEKLKKNKKTEHPYGSSVFCVIFLRLR